The following DNA comes from Capricornis sumatraensis isolate serow.1 chromosome 13, serow.2, whole genome shotgun sequence.
AGGGCTACCAAGAAAATTAGGGAAAGAGCAGTGATGGGAATGGTATGGAGATAGTTGTTGTTTAAATCCTGCTTTTTAAAAGGGTCCAATAGATTTCTGAAATTACAGTCACAGTTCTTAAAAGTGATAATTTGCTAACATTTTTAATAAGATGATgatgaataaaatgtattttttattctaaactcaaataaaatgataaagtatCTTTTCTCCTTGACACTCTCTTGAAGTGTAGGTAAGGAAACAAAATATTCTAAgccaagataaatattttatacctTAGTGTCTTGGATCTCTCTTTCATATTTATAAACCGACTTAAAGAATGAATCACAGTACTGAAGCAATTCACCACAGCTGTGCAATGAACCATGTGATTCAGTTCCAAAGTCACAGAACTTGAATAAGCACCTTAGAAATCCAATCTCAACATTTTATATTCTCTAGACCAGGGCGGGTAGGATACGTTTTCTTAAAGGGCCAGAAACAATATTTTAGCCGTGGGAATCACAGGTCTCTGTCACAGCTACTCGACTCTGCCACTATAGCACAGAGGCAGCCCCAGACAATACGGAAACAAATGGGTATGACTCTGTCCCAACAAAACTGAATTTATGGTCACTGACATTTGAGTTTCATAGTTGACGGGTCACTAAAATCTCCTTTTGATTTTATTACAACCATTTAAAAGCTTAAAACCATTTCTGACTTGTGAGTGGTACCCAATCAGACAGCAAGCTGAGTTTTCCGGCTCCTGCTCTAGACTCCCAAGTTCATGCTTCCTCAACCACATCACGAGGTCTCACTAGTAGTCATGGATACATGGTATGGAGCCCAAAGATCACTTAAAAATAAGGTGAGAAATAACCCCATGAGCCTGCTTTTATTAACTCAACTTGAAAAAACAAAGATCCTAAAGATGTCAAACTTTCACCGGAACATATGCCAGTCTTACTTACCACAAAAATAACAACGTCACCCACCACCCCTTTCCTCACCATGCAATTAACgattttcagaggaagaaaatagtTGGCAGTTTTCTTCATAGATGAGGTCAGTGTAGTCTCATTTCCTTGCCAAAAGGCAGGGAGAGCAATTCCCAATGCCTCGTCTCCCCAGGGCTGTTATAAGACCAGTTGAGGCAGAACGACTGGGAAGGACAAGCTTTGGCTTCAACACGGATTTTTAAACAGGAAACtcactacttaaaaaaatttttttttgttttttgaaaaagagCCTTGGCTTTTGCTATTTTTACTGATAGTCATTTTGAAAGTAGCAatgcttaaaacattttaagtctAGCTATCTCTATGGAAACCCAAGAGAACTCACATTTTATGACCAAACAGCTACCTACCTAGATCCTCTTGGACCATTGTAGGCCATCTGTGAAGCCAGAAACATCTTAGACCTATTTTTCCAAGACTCtgtcttatcagatatataattaaACTGATAGAACTATTTGTTCTGCTGAGGAAAAGATAGGGAAAGAACTTATTTCTGAGGTtgccatttgatttttaaaacatccctatttaaatattattaggaaaaaaattttgtgaagaattttataaattttggcAGACATACTAAAAGAGGAAGAACACAATCAAATAATTTAACAGTTGCTTTGAAATATATATCATTAATTTTCTCTCCATCAAtgtcaaatacattttatttttaaaaatgaaaccgtTCCTCTCCCCAGACGGCATATTCTTTGCAAgggagtgtgggggtggggaggagtaaTTATATAGCAAATAAATCAGATAACACTTTCACCCATTGACTAAAATTAACATCACCAGTGAGGGACAAATGGCCTTTGGGGACCTCCAGATATGACACTCTGAGGAGAACATCTTATCACCTAGAATGCATAACCTGTAACCATGAGGAAACaccaagattaaaaaataaaaaggaggtgCGGGCAGAAGggctgtattattttttaaatgtcacaagAGACCAAGGCCATGGGAATGTTCTAGAATAAAAGAAGCTAAAGATACTTGACAATCAAATGCAACATCTGACCTTAGAATGGATCTGATATTGCAGGGGAGTGGGGAAGATTCTCTAAAGAATGTTAAGGTGTCAACTGCCAAACTGGAATACAAATAGTATATTAGATGAAAATATTATATCAATGTTAAATTTACAGAACTCAATAACTATACCATGATTATATAAGAACTATTGAGTGTATATATAAAAGAAGTTCTtatatagcttcccaggtgatgtcagtggtaaagaatccacctgccaatgcaggagacactagagacgcaggttcagtccctggatggggaagatcccctggaggagaagatggcaacccactccagtattcttgcctggaaaattccatggatagaggagcctgacaggctacagtccatggggtcacaaagagtcagacacgactgagcaaagcAAATAAGCGCTAAGCAATACAGGAGTGTATCAATATATGTAACTTTCTActaaatggttcagaaaaaaatatatacatatattgttttatatatatatgttttatgtattgtatatatatatatatttagaaagagaaaaatagaaatcaaatgaTAAAGCTTAAAGTAAAAAATGTTAATAGATTTAAAGAATAAGGGACATATAGCTATTTTTACAACTTTTCtctaagtttgaaattatttccaaatagcatttaaagaaaaattaacagttCTAGCCTACATTGGAGTCCTTGGCTATCTGTTTTTTCTCCATGATGTTCCAAATACAACACAGGAAGGGATGCTTATGCCAAGTCACAAGAAAGCACAAAGATATTTTAACATGATCTTTTATCAGTGATTGAAGCCTGCCAAAGCATTACACACCACCCAGTGTACAGAGTCCAGTGTACAGACCAGTAACCATTGGATACTCTAGCAACTCAGATGCAATCATTTCCCACTAATTTCTCTAAACAAGGCTGTGATTCTAAAACCTTTCTGCATCCCCAACTTGCAGGATTATCTCATACACGAAGCAAACCTCTCAGCTGGCCTCTTAGACATGCTCCATCAGTACCAATCAATTGGATTCAATCGTTTGAAATGGAATAATACTTTAAGCCATGTCTATGCAGCTAGAGAATGTGCGGCAAATGAGGAAGCAGGACACCTTATCACACATCCTCACTATCACTGCTTAACTGCTGTCAAAATCCCACAGCCTTCATGTCTGTGAGCCCACAGCGGTGCTGGGGAGCTGGAGGTGCCCATGTCCAATCTTCAGTACTTCGTTCAAACTGATTGTTCACCAAAGCAATGCCTAAGACCAAACATTTAGGAGAGACTACTCTATAACTCACCTGGTGGAAAGAGAATCAAAAAGATAAtaaccaaaattaaaattttcagcgATGCTTAGGCATTTGGAATACTTATACATTCTTCAAAACAGCAAAGAACATATGTATATTGCTAAGTCTTTTGTATCCTTCCCTActtatagttttattattttcttgatcCTTTTAGTAGTGACTGTCTCTGGGTTAAAATACCCAGATACTATTTCTGGCTTTGGCTTTGGCTTTGTATCCCAGATACTCTCATTAttaattttcccccaaatttcatCAATAATTTTATTTGACAACGTTTACCAAGAACTTAAGAGGTTTtaagcttccctgggggctcagttggtaaagagtctggctgcagtgctggagacccaggttcagtctctgggtggggaagatcccctggagaaggaaatggcaacccatgccagtattcttgcctggagaattccatggacagaggagactagtgggctatagtccatgtggtcacaaagagtcagacacaactgagggactaacaccaAGAACTTACTTGACATAAGATGTGTGGCTGAACTTACGGGGTGGTACTCCCCAGAAAAAAAGCTCTCAGGTTTTTTGTCTGCAAATAATCCCCAAGAAAATGACACGAAGACAATAAGTACAATGAAGTCCACTTGCAGAAAagcttaaaaagcagaaatgaatcaTGACCAACAGCAAAAGTGTATAAACTAGTCAAAGCACTAAAATTTAATGAgaagatcatttttaaagtaggTGAAATTGAATGGAAGGTACATGAAAAATTATTATAGATTGAAAATCATGCATATTCTTCTCCATAAAACTTCTCAAATGCAGTTAAAAACACACACGTACAAAACCATGCCATTATAAACCCTCTGTAGTAAGTAACTGCGATTAGCTGCTACTCTCGGCAATATAAAAATCCTTTCACCACAATTACATTCCAGCCTGTAATGTAATTCAAAACAAACAAGTCAGAGACATCACTCAAATGGCAGAACCAACAAATACAGATGCTTTGCATCAAGTAAATGAATCCACTGAAGAAATGCAACCGAGAAGGAGCTGCCTTCCAAGGCTTGGAGCTGGGTTTCTGATGGAACAGCGAGGCCCCCTTCTGGGCAGACACAGAGCATCCCCAAGAGGCTCTGCAAAGCTGAGGTTCATAGTGGCAACCACTGCTACAGTCAGGAAGGTGAGTATCCGAGCTTCCTGCTGTGGATACCCTTTCTAGGGCTGTGCTCACACTTTCacattttagattttttcttttttctttcttgccatgctgcatggcatgtgggatcttagtttcccaaccagggatggaacccttgctacctgcagtggaaactcagagtcttaaccactggattgccagggaagtcactTTTACATTGTAGACTTTAAATTCTAAATCTGGATTTTCATAGAGAAATAGCTGTGTTTGATTTCAGGTGTAATGAATCATTCTATTTAATCCTGCAACCATTCCTCCTACTGAGGGGCATGCCCACCCCCTCTGCCTTGTTCTTTTTGCCATAATTCTTATCAACCTCTAACATACTGTATAATCTATTATGATCATTGTCTCCTCCTGCTAGACtagaagctccatgagggcaggataCTTCATTTtgctaatggcaacccactccagtattcttgcctggagaattccatggacagaggagcccggagggctacagttcatggggttgctgcAAAGTtgggacacgaccaagcaactttcacttcagtgaacgaacagggcctggcacagtaGAGTTGCTCAGTAACAAAGAAAGAGTCATCCACTTaggcatttcttttatttttaagatgattCATCTTCAAAGAAGGCATGAATAAGGTTTTATGATAGCAGTATGCTGTTAAATGATGAACATGTGTTTTAAAAGTATGTATTTTCTCTAAATgctttataaaagcaaaattctCTTCTAAGGACCACAGAATCGTGGTCCAATATGTATATGattcatatattaatacaacTTCCAAGGAAGTCTCCCTCCCCTACACATGCAACCCGGGAGAACGTGGTGGCTGCTAAGGATGAAGGGTCCCCGTCTGAAAGGCCTGGAGCAGCTGTCTGTCGGGTGATGCTCTCCAGGCAGACACACCAGGCAACTGAGTCTGGATACACATCCTCTGAAAGTCAGTGCACTCCTGGACCAGGCATAATGATTTTGGCATGAAGAACAGGCACTGCTTGCTAATTTCTAAAATCTCAATCTTTAACTTTTCCCCTTCTTATAAATGGTCTTTCAGCTTGTGGAAAAGCTAGGAGTTGTTTGCAACTGTCAGCCTTTTAAAAAGTGCTCGTTTGTTCCCTTAACAGAGCAAATGATGAGAAACCATTTTCCTGCAAATTATGGGCAATATACAAACATATGCTTCAACGATGTCAACAGCTTTCTGTCCAAGAATGTCATCCCAGGGGCATGAGTCTTTCATTAGAACAACTTCAGGATTTGTGACACTCCTTTTTTCGAACCTTTGATTTTGGTgctgtgaaaagaaagagaaaatgaagaggtAGGCCCACGCAGACTGGCTTCATACCAACCAAGTATGTGCACACAGGAGGGGAAAACGGACCATTTGgattttcttgtttgtagaagGTCTTTAACATCTCCACTGCCTCCTCAGCCCGATATCCAGGGGTGCACTGATGAAATAAGAAAGCTGAGAATGAACACAGGCCTAGGAAAATGTGCGCTGCATTCCATGAAAATGGCAACACATACACCATTATGTAAACGTATTTCAGATAACGTCAATACGTCTCATGGATATTAGTAAAATAAGTAAGGAAGCATATTTCCAAAAAAAGACCTCAATTAAATGTCACTGATCAactcattattatttttcaatcaaCTAACTGCGTGATCCCCGTACACCTACTAGTTATGTGATCTTGTGTAAGATACTTCAACTTTCTATGCCTTGGTTccctcatatgtaaaatataggTAATTATAGCAATTAACCCAAAAggattttgtgaaaattaaatgagattagATAGTCACAGGtacagttttttcagtagtcatgtacagatgtgagagctggatcataaagaaggctgagcactgaaaaactgatgctatggaactgtggttctggagaagactcttgagagtcccttggacagcaaggagatcaaaccagtcaaccctaaaggaaatcaaccctgaatatactcattggaagaacagatgctgaagctaaagctccagtactttcgctacctgatgcgaagagctgactcactggaaaagaccctgatgctggcaaagactgaaggcaggagaaaggggcaacaggggatgagatgcttggatggcatcactgattcaatggacatgaatttgaacaagctctgggagatagtgaagcacagggaagcctggcatgctgtagtccatggggttgcaaagagtcggacatgacttaggaaatGAAGAATGACAATGACAAAATGAGATTAGATAACATAGCCCCTGTTAATTAAAACACCTGGCACGTTGTGAGTGCTCACTGAGCACTAAGCTATTTTTATCTGCTGTCCGTTAACAGGGGCCCATGAAGTGTTTGATTCTATAGAGCTCGGGTTGGCAGTCCGCAGCTAGAAATGGtcagctaagaatggtttttatattttaaagggttaaaatatatatatatgtgacaaAGATATAAGTGGCTCACAAAAGCTAAAATATTTCCTCTCAGGCTTTTTACAGAAAAAACTAGTTCAACCTTACTACAGAGGATATTTTTTGAGTGTTCAGTCTCTTCTATCTTTGattctttcaaagaaaagatCAACATGTGAAAGAATAAGAAATTGGGATAACAGTAGGGGGATGAAACTTAATATTAGGGAATATTTAGAGAGACTGAGCAGATCATCTCAGGGAAAGAGCAGGAATAAGCTTAGGTTGTGAGACAACCAGCTGATAGTGCTGGGGTGATTATTAagggagtaaaggaaagaaattagaGCAATAAAATGAAGTCAAAATATACACGCCTTTGAAGGAGCACAACGTGATGTGGTCACTGGTAATGTCACTGGCAACATCACTGGCATGTTGGACAGAAATGTTCCACCCTTGTCTGCTATCTAAGGGCTCATCTTTGTTCAGCTGAGAAGCTTTGAGGAATTCTTCAGATCTTTCTCATAAATGAAGTACAGAGTCGGCAATTCATTTGCAAAGAGTTATGTAGGCAAAATCTGAGTTACTGATGGAAGTGACTGGAAGAAAGCAAATCACTTTGCAGATTGTTTTAAGGATCAAGCTAACTGTACTGCTCACTCTCCATCCTATGACAGTTTCTTTTCTGATGTGATGGTAAAAGTTATCTGTTCTCAAAAGTGCAGGGCTTGTTGGGAAAGCCAATGTTCAGCTGGGAAAACTCAAAATAGAATGTTTTCCAAAACTTGTTCTCATTGGGATTCAACCAAATTTAGCCCTTCATAGGTACTTAATATTCTCCCAAGAATATCTGAGATCTTTGTTAACTACACACCATGTCCAGCATTTGTtaagtccttttcttttttaaagcataataCTTTTAAGATTAACCTTACatcttagagagaaaaaaaaatcaaaccaatttATGGGAACTGGTATTTGTCTAGAGACCAAACTCTGAAATAAAAATTCCTTCTGATCATAGCCTTAAACACGAAAACTCTGGGAGAAGTGTCAAAGTTAAAGAGAAAGTAGAATTTCTAAGTGGATTCTTGGGCCTGGGGGAAATTTCAATATCaaaaaggcagggaaaaaaaaatgaaatcaggtATTGATTGCTAGATGCCAAAAATAGTACAGGGCAATCAAGCAAAACGACTGACTTTGTGAAAAATTTTGTATATTCACTGTAAATGGCTGCTATAGTCACCAACACAGACTATGCATCGTGCAAATTTGGTACAGCACGGAGCCAGGCACACATGTGGAGGGGAGAGGCCCATAGTGGTAGGGTCCTTACACATAGCTGATGGTGTCGGTGAAGACTGTCAGAGGAAAGCTTGGAAGGCTGGAACTCTCCTTCTGGAGGGATTCTGTTCATTGAGACAGCTAAGCACTCTCCTGGAAATGACTGCCTGCAGTCTTACACTGAGGCCTCCATGACCTTGACCAGAGGTTCCCAGCAACCACCTGGTTCAGTCATGGCTCGTTGGTGTACTGACAACACGCTAATTACCTGCAAGCTCGCAGGTGAGATAAGagtaattagaaagaaaaagtatAACAGTTCATGTTACCTGAAATGGTTTCCCAGTACTCGGTAGATCAGCAGAGGCAATATCCAGGACAGAGCCACAGCCACCAAATCTTTCATTCTGGCAGCCATAGACAACCAGCGGGATTCCTGAGAAAGAATTAAGGTCCTACAGAGAACAGGCAGTTCAAGTGCATATTGTGACGAAACTAGGGTGGGTTTATACCAGCTATTCTAGAGAGGAAAGCCCACGCTAcccttaaaaataattaaacttgGGCTTAGTCTTAAAAATTCAGCTTTGCAATCAAGTAGCATGGCCAAGCAGTCTAAGGTGCTGGATTTAGGCTTCAGTCTCTTCAGAGTCGTGGGTTCAAATTCCACTGCTGCCAGACCAGAGGTTTTTCtccaggtctcagttcagttcagttcagttgctcagtcgtgtccgactctttgtgaccccatgaatcacagcacgccaggcctccctgtccattaccaactcctggagttcacccaaactcacgtccatcgagttggtgatgccatccagccatctcatcctctgtcgtccccttctcctcctgcccccaatccctcccagaatcaggatcttttccaatgagtcaactcttcgcatgaggtggccaaagtactggagtttcagttttagcatcagtccttccaaagaacacccagggctgatctccttcagaatggactgcttggatctccttgcagtccaaggaactctcaagagtcttctccaacaccacagttcaaaagcatcaattcttcggccctcagctttcttcatagtccaactctcacatccatacatgactactggaaaaaccatagccttgact
Coding sequences within:
- the ADAT2 gene encoding tRNA-specific adenosine deaminase 2 isoform X2 gives rise to the protein MVYNNEVVGKGRNEVNQTKNATRHAEMVAIDQALDWCRRRGRSPSEVFEHTVLYVTVEPCIMCAAALRLMRIPLVVYGCQNERFGGCGSVLDIASADLPSTGKPFQCTPGYRAEEAVEMLKTFYKQENPNAPKSKVRKKECHKS